From Flavobacterium sp. 102, a single genomic window includes:
- a CDS encoding DUF4870 domain-containing protein, which yields MIQETTFAYKPGEHECEKSSNSYLMSLVALIAGLPLPIINLLATFFFFLANRKGTYFVRWHCTQALLSQLALLGINSASFWWTVSILFSDEKASNEYFAYIFTVILFNLLEIFSTIYAAVQTRKGKHVQFLFFGNITNLICRP from the coding sequence ATGATACAAGAAACCACTTTTGCCTATAAACCGGGCGAACACGAATGCGAAAAATCATCGAATAGTTACTTGATGTCTTTAGTAGCTTTAATCGCCGGATTGCCTTTGCCGATAATCAACTTGTTGGCCACTTTCTTTTTCTTTTTAGCGAATAGAAAAGGTACATATTTTGTGCGTTGGCATTGTACGCAAGCCTTATTGTCACAATTAGCCTTATTGGGAATTAACAGCGCCAGCTTTTGGTGGACTGTTTCTATTTTGTTTTCCGATGAAAAAGCCAGCAATGAGTACTTTGCTTATATTTTTACCGTAATCCTATTTAACTTATTGGAGATTTTTTCAACGATTTATGCTGCTGTACAAACCCGAAAAGGGAAACACGTGCAGTTTTTGTTCTTTGGCAATATTACTAACTTAATTTGTAGACCATAA
- a CDS encoding M48 family metallopeptidase, whose product MIKKTIFQGLIIVMGFVGVWFGFSQLDFMKFFQVKERTTNLENKLGDMIWSEISYTEEIVTNDTIVKTLDSLIIPLCKANDIERDSLKVHIIKKDEINAFALPNNHLVVYTGLIEDCKRQEALQGVLGHEIAHIEKNHVMKKLSKELGYSVLIGAKGGAVAREILKTLTSSAYDRTLEKEADITSVDYMIKANINPKPMADFMYQMAMDSNVNKAMYWISDHPESEERAKYILEYIKGKKLKSKATLSDKDWKAFQEQVRLE is encoded by the coding sequence ATGATAAAGAAAACCATTTTTCAGGGATTAATTATAGTAATGGGATTTGTCGGAGTATGGTTTGGGTTTTCCCAACTCGATTTCATGAAGTTTTTCCAAGTGAAAGAGAGAACAACAAATCTTGAGAATAAATTAGGCGATATGATTTGGAGTGAGATTTCTTATACTGAAGAGATTGTGACCAATGATACCATCGTAAAAACATTAGACAGTTTGATTATTCCGTTATGCAAAGCCAATGACATCGAACGCGATTCATTGAAAGTTCACATCATAAAGAAAGATGAAATCAATGCTTTTGCGTTACCCAATAACCATTTGGTAGTCTATACGGGTTTGATTGAAGATTGTAAAAGACAAGAAGCTTTGCAAGGCGTATTAGGTCATGAAATTGCTCACATTGAAAAAAACCATGTGATGAAAAAGCTTTCTAAAGAATTGGGTTACTCTGTATTAATTGGAGCCAAAGGCGGAGCGGTAGCCAGAGAAATTTTAAAAACCTTAACGTCTTCAGCTTATGACAGAACTTTGGAAAAAGAAGCCGATATTACTAGTGTGGACTATATGATAAAAGCGAATATTAATCCAAAGCCCATGGCCGATTTTATGTACCAAATGGCTATGGACAGTAATGTAAACAAAGCCATGTATTGGATTTCAGATCATCCGGAATCAGAAGAACGCGCCAAGTATATTTTGGAATACATCAAAGGCAAAAAGCTTAAAAGTAAAGCCACACTTTCTGATAAAGATTGGAAAGCTTTTCAAGAACAGGTAAGATTAGAATAA
- a CDS encoding DUF2752 domain-containing protein, translated as MTRNKLYSLLLIACLAGFIYLFYSIQKEQQETVGVCIIKNVTGYACPSCGTTRAVTLLLEGKITESLVLNPFGIIVAFIMTVIPVWVFTDIVLKKETFFSAYKKTEAIIRKPWIAIVLMLLVLLNWIWNLYKNL; from the coding sequence ATGACCCGGAATAAGTTATATTCTTTGTTGCTTATAGCTTGTTTAGCGGGATTTATTTATCTTTTTTACTCCATTCAAAAGGAACAACAAGAAACAGTTGGAGTGTGTATCATTAAAAATGTGACCGGTTATGCTTGTCCGTCTTGTGGTACCACTCGAGCTGTAACTTTGCTTTTGGAAGGTAAAATAACGGAATCTTTAGTACTCAATCCCTTTGGAATAATTGTTGCATTTATCATGACAGTTATACCAGTTTGGGTCTTCACCGATATTGTTTTAAAAAAAGAAACCTTTTTTTCAGCGTATAAAAAAACAGAAGCTATTATCAGAAAACCATGGATTGCCATAGTTTTAATGCTGCTAGTATTGCTTAATTGGATTTGGAATTTATATAAAAATCTATGA
- a CDS encoding TM2 domain-containing protein, whose translation MEAQKVDMFMMMNAKYFESHHLNAVREKLLSLDESKWGLVQTLQFKEPTTSLIVSLLGGQLGIDRFMIGDTGMGVAKLLTCGGLGIWAIVDWFLIMGATREKNMEAFQNTFY comes from the coding sequence ATGGAAGCACAGAAAGTGGACATGTTTATGATGATGAACGCAAAGTATTTTGAAAGCCATCATTTGAACGCTGTTAGAGAAAAATTATTAAGCCTTGACGAATCAAAATGGGGTTTAGTGCAAACACTTCAATTTAAAGAGCCAACTACGTCATTAATTGTATCGCTTTTAGGCGGACAATTAGGCATTGACCGTTTTATGATTGGTGATACCGGAATGGGAGTGGCCAAGCTTTTAACGTGTGGAGGTTTGGGAATTTGGGCGATTGTGGACTGGTTTTTAATCATGGGTGCTACTCGTGAGAAAAACATGGAAGCTTTCCAAAATACATTCTATTAA